One window of Hippoglossus stenolepis isolate QCI-W04-F060 chromosome 1, HSTE1.2, whole genome shotgun sequence genomic DNA carries:
- the LOC118110429 gene encoding SKI family transcriptional corepressor 1 homolog-B isoform X2: MQHSPMLPGMESMPGQLRDAGRDASSSPRSKQDAPSFSSSLKPNQVSETSLYGVPIVCLVIDGKERLCLAQISNTLLKNYSYNEIHNRRVALGITCVQCTPVQLELLRRAGAMPISSRRCGMITKREAERLCKSFLGAHSPPKLPENFAFDVCHDCAWGCRGSFIPARYNSSRAKCIKCSLCNMYFSPNKFIFHSHRTPESKYLQPDAANFNSWRRHLKLTDKKHSDDINHAWEDVKAMFNGGSRKRTLPMGGSSMSSMKSQASSSLARTSSPEIPHKTLRCDEDQGNTNLSLASGARSYPIIPVPSKSFGMLQKIPPPLFPHHPYGFPSYGLCQKKSDGVPDPNKPTVPGMFWPGAKDTLYPAFPMFWPTPGGLPLPPYPGSPPKPLPELPGVRQGELDLSDQSDRGANTPKDTSSHHPHHQQDGGERCPSSQSSSTRNDEDKSGDETPPRKISYMSAFRPVGKDAETIAKLYSNRDSYSVRPGYLSPDFISESSSYRSLSPDRDSVVDEDDDDLDVDVESNRGLDEDEPIRISPGGDHRDSPVPERVSSGAEESQEQPDASSPGASAASASASAASPEESAHTGSSDEDRQMRNGSPLHEVYAHEKEKEPSSFGSKQSSSPRRSNGAHHVSEIHNQRTAAAYQEHRGRQADGALRIDISVHERDLENMAKEELQKQLVEQVELRKKLEREFQHLKEFASDVAFGSSDNFQDQMKRELSYREEMVQQLQIVRDTLCSELDQERKARYAIQQKLKAHDALHHFSCKMLTPRQCTGACTFKPPLLPP; encoded by the exons ATGCAACACAGCCCGAT GCTTCCAGGGATGGAGTCGATGCCCGGACAGCTTCGAGACGCGGGACGAGACGCCAGCTCTTCCCCGAGGTCCAAGCAGGACGCACCGAGCTTCTCCAGCAGCCTGAAGCCAAACCAAGTGAGCGAGACCTCCTTGTACGGGGTCCCCATCGTGTGTCTAGTCATTGACGGGAAGGAGAGGCTCTGCCTGGCGCAGATTTCCAACACGCTGCTGAAAAACTACAGCTACAACGAGATCCACAACCGCCGGGTGGCTTTGGGCATCACCTGCGTGCAGTGCACCCCGGtccagctggagctgctgcggCGCGCCGGGGCCATGCCCATCTCCTCCCGGCGCTGCGGCATGATCACCAAGCGGGAGGCCGAGCGGCTCTGCAAGTCCTTCCTGGGGGCGCACAGCCCCCCGAAGCTGCCGGAGAACTTCGCATTTGACGTGTGTCACGACTGCGCCTGGGGCTGCAGAGGCAGCTTCATCCCCGCCAGGTACAACAGCTCCAGAGCCAAGTGCATCAAGTGCAGCCTCTGCAACATGTATTTCTCCCCGAACAAGTTCATCTTCCACTCGCACCGCACCCCGGAGTCCAAGTACCTGCAGCCAGACGCGGCCAACTTCAACTCGTGGAGACGCCACTTGAAACTGACGGATAAAAAACATTCTGACGACATTAACCACGCGTGGGAGGATGTAAAGGCCATGTTCAACGGGGGGAGCAGAAAGAGGACTCTGCCCATGGGCGGCTCGTCCATGTCGTCGATGAAATCACAGGCCTCGTCCAGCTTGGCCCGAACCAGCTCCCCGGAGATCCCCCACAAAACTTTACGGTGCGACGAGGACCAGGGGAACACTAACCTGAGTCTGGCGAGCGGCGCACGGAGCTACCCGATCATCCCAGTGCCCAGCAAGAGCTTCGGCATGCTCCAGAAAATCCCCCCGCCTCTGTTCCCCCATCACCCCTATGGCTTCCCCAGCTACGGACTGTGTCAGAAAAAGAGTGATGGAGTCCCTGACCCGAACAAACCCACTGTGCCCGGGATGTTCTGGCCTGGCGCAAAGGACACCCTCTACCCTGCCTTCCCCATGTTCTGGCCCACACCCGGCGGCCTCCCCCTGCCGCCGTACCCGGGCTCCCCACCCAAACCTCTCCCTGAGCTGCCCGGCGTCCGGCAGGGTGAGCTCGACCTATCTGACCAAAGTGACCGGGGGGCGAACACACCCAAAGACACCAGctcccaccacccccaccaccagcaGGACGGCGGGGAGCGCTGCCCCAGCTCCCAGTCCTCATCCACCAGGAACGACGAGGACAAATCCGGGGACGAGACACCCCCGAGGAAGATCAGCTACATGTCGGCCTTCAGACCCGTGGGCAAAGACGCGGAGACCATCGCCAAACTATACAGCAACCGGGACAGCTACAGCGTGCGTCCTGGCTACTTGTCCCCGGATTTTATCAGCGAGAGCTCCAGCTACAGATCGCTATCCCCGGACCGGGACAGCGTGGTggacgaagacgacgacgaccTGGACGTGGATGTGGAGTCCAACCGGGGACTGGACGAGGATGAGCCCATCCGGATCTCACCGGGAGGGGACCACCGTGACTCCCCTGTGCCGGAGCGCGTCTCCTCGGGTGCTGAGGAGAGCCAGGAGCAGCCGGACGCCTCCAGCCCCggagcatcagcagcatcagcatcagcatcagcagcatcaccGGAGGAGAGCGCGCACACTGGGTCATCAGACGAGGACAGGCAGATGCGTAATGGCTCTCCTCTTCATGAA GTGTACGCtcatgaaaaggaaaaggagcCTTCGTCCTTTGGGTCCAAACAATCGAGCAGCCCGCGCAGATCCAACG GAGCTCATCACGTGTCTGAGATACACAACCAACGCACTGCAGCAGCCTATCAGGAGCACAGGGGCAGAcaag CCGATGGGGCTTTACGCATCGACATCAGCGTGCATGAAAGAGATCTGGAGAACATGGCGAAAG AGGAGTTGCAGAAGCAGCTCGTGGAGCAAGTGGAGCTGAGGAAAAAGTTGGAGAGAGAATTTCAGCATTTAAAAG AGTTTGCATCTGACGTGGCCTTCGGTTCTTCAGATAATTTCCAGGATCAAATGAAGCGTGAGCTGTCCTACAGAGAGGAAATggtccagcagctgcagattgTTCGAG acACTTTGTGCAGCGAGTTGGACCAAGAGAGAAAGGCTCGTTATGCAATACAGCAGAAGCTAAAAG CTCACGACGCCCTTCACCATTTCTCCTGCAAGATGCTCACCCCTCGTCAGTGCACGGGAGCCTGCACCTTCAAACCCCCGCTGCTGCCTCCATAG
- the LOC118110429 gene encoding SKI family transcriptional corepressor 1 homolog-B isoform X9 yields the protein MQHSPMLPGMESMPGQLRDAGRDASSSPRSKQDAPSFSSSLKPNQVSETSLYGVPIVCLVIDGKERLCLAQISNTLLKNYSYNEIHNRRVALGITCVQCTPVQLELLRRAGAMPISSRRCGMITKREAERLCKSFLGAHSPPKLPENFAFDVCHDCAWGCRGSFIPARYNSSRAKCIKCSLCNMYFSPNKFIFHSHRTPESKYLQPDAANFNSWRRHLKLTDKKHSDDINHAWEDVKAMFNGGSRKRTLPMGGSSMSSMKSQASSSLARTSSPEIPHKTLRCDEDQGNTNLSLASGARSYPIIPVPSKSFGMLQKIPPPLFPHHPYGFPSYGLCQKKSDGVPDPNKPTVPGMFWPGAKDTLYPAFPMFWPTPGGLPLPPYPGSPPKPLPELPGVRQGELDLSDQSDRGANTPKDTSSHHPHHQQDGGERCPSSQSSSTRNDEDKSGDETPPRKISYMSAFRPVGKDAETIAKLYSNRDSYSVRPGYLSPDFISESSSYRSLSPDRDSVVDEDDDDLDVDVESNRGLDEDEPIRISPGGDHRDSPVPERVSSGAEESQEQPDASSPGASAASASASAASPEESAHTGSSDEDRQMRNGSPLHEVYAHEKEKEPSSFGSKQSSSPRRSNEELQKQLVEQVELRKKLEREFQHLKEFASDVAFGSSDNFQDQMKRELSYREEMVQQLQIVRDTLCSELDQERKARYAIQQKLKEAHDALHHFSCKMLTPRQCTGACTFKPPLLPP from the exons ATGCAACACAGCCCGAT GCTTCCAGGGATGGAGTCGATGCCCGGACAGCTTCGAGACGCGGGACGAGACGCCAGCTCTTCCCCGAGGTCCAAGCAGGACGCACCGAGCTTCTCCAGCAGCCTGAAGCCAAACCAAGTGAGCGAGACCTCCTTGTACGGGGTCCCCATCGTGTGTCTAGTCATTGACGGGAAGGAGAGGCTCTGCCTGGCGCAGATTTCCAACACGCTGCTGAAAAACTACAGCTACAACGAGATCCACAACCGCCGGGTGGCTTTGGGCATCACCTGCGTGCAGTGCACCCCGGtccagctggagctgctgcggCGCGCCGGGGCCATGCCCATCTCCTCCCGGCGCTGCGGCATGATCACCAAGCGGGAGGCCGAGCGGCTCTGCAAGTCCTTCCTGGGGGCGCACAGCCCCCCGAAGCTGCCGGAGAACTTCGCATTTGACGTGTGTCACGACTGCGCCTGGGGCTGCAGAGGCAGCTTCATCCCCGCCAGGTACAACAGCTCCAGAGCCAAGTGCATCAAGTGCAGCCTCTGCAACATGTATTTCTCCCCGAACAAGTTCATCTTCCACTCGCACCGCACCCCGGAGTCCAAGTACCTGCAGCCAGACGCGGCCAACTTCAACTCGTGGAGACGCCACTTGAAACTGACGGATAAAAAACATTCTGACGACATTAACCACGCGTGGGAGGATGTAAAGGCCATGTTCAACGGGGGGAGCAGAAAGAGGACTCTGCCCATGGGCGGCTCGTCCATGTCGTCGATGAAATCACAGGCCTCGTCCAGCTTGGCCCGAACCAGCTCCCCGGAGATCCCCCACAAAACTTTACGGTGCGACGAGGACCAGGGGAACACTAACCTGAGTCTGGCGAGCGGCGCACGGAGCTACCCGATCATCCCAGTGCCCAGCAAGAGCTTCGGCATGCTCCAGAAAATCCCCCCGCCTCTGTTCCCCCATCACCCCTATGGCTTCCCCAGCTACGGACTGTGTCAGAAAAAGAGTGATGGAGTCCCTGACCCGAACAAACCCACTGTGCCCGGGATGTTCTGGCCTGGCGCAAAGGACACCCTCTACCCTGCCTTCCCCATGTTCTGGCCCACACCCGGCGGCCTCCCCCTGCCGCCGTACCCGGGCTCCCCACCCAAACCTCTCCCTGAGCTGCCCGGCGTCCGGCAGGGTGAGCTCGACCTATCTGACCAAAGTGACCGGGGGGCGAACACACCCAAAGACACCAGctcccaccacccccaccaccagcaGGACGGCGGGGAGCGCTGCCCCAGCTCCCAGTCCTCATCCACCAGGAACGACGAGGACAAATCCGGGGACGAGACACCCCCGAGGAAGATCAGCTACATGTCGGCCTTCAGACCCGTGGGCAAAGACGCGGAGACCATCGCCAAACTATACAGCAACCGGGACAGCTACAGCGTGCGTCCTGGCTACTTGTCCCCGGATTTTATCAGCGAGAGCTCCAGCTACAGATCGCTATCCCCGGACCGGGACAGCGTGGTggacgaagacgacgacgaccTGGACGTGGATGTGGAGTCCAACCGGGGACTGGACGAGGATGAGCCCATCCGGATCTCACCGGGAGGGGACCACCGTGACTCCCCTGTGCCGGAGCGCGTCTCCTCGGGTGCTGAGGAGAGCCAGGAGCAGCCGGACGCCTCCAGCCCCggagcatcagcagcatcagcatcagcatcagcagcatcaccGGAGGAGAGCGCGCACACTGGGTCATCAGACGAGGACAGGCAGATGCGTAATGGCTCTCCTCTTCATGAA GTGTACGCtcatgaaaaggaaaaggagcCTTCGTCCTTTGGGTCCAAACAATCGAGCAGCCCGCGCAGATCCAACG AGGAGTTGCAGAAGCAGCTCGTGGAGCAAGTGGAGCTGAGGAAAAAGTTGGAGAGAGAATTTCAGCATTTAAAAG AGTTTGCATCTGACGTGGCCTTCGGTTCTTCAGATAATTTCCAGGATCAAATGAAGCGTGAGCTGTCCTACAGAGAGGAAATggtccagcagctgcagattgTTCGAG acACTTTGTGCAGCGAGTTGGACCAAGAGAGAAAGGCTCGTTATGCAATACAGCAGAAGCTAAAAG AAGCTCACGACGCCCTTCACCATTTCTCCTGCAAGATGCTCACCCCTCGTCAGTGCACGGGAGCCTGCACCTTCAAACCCCCGCTGCTGCCTCCATAG
- the LOC118110429 gene encoding SKI family transcriptional corepressor 1 homolog-B isoform X8, with protein MQHSPMLPGMESMPGQLRDAGRDASSSPRSKQDAPSFSSSLKPNQVSETSLYGVPIVCLVIDGKERLCLAQISNTLLKNYSYNEIHNRRVALGITCVQCTPVQLELLRRAGAMPISSRRCGMITKREAERLCKSFLGAHSPPKLPENFAFDVCHDCAWGCRGSFIPARYNSSRAKCIKCSLCNMYFSPNKFIFHSHRTPESKYLQPDAANFNSWRRHLKLTDKKHSDDINHAWEDVKAMFNGGSRKRTLPMGGSSMSSMKSQASSSLARTSSPEIPHKTLRCDEDQGNTNLSLASGARSYPIIPVPSKSFGMLQKIPPPLFPHHPYGFPSYGLCQKKSDGVPDPNKPTVPGMFWPGAKDTLYPAFPMFWPTPGGLPLPPYPGSPPKPLPELPGVRQGELDLSDQSDRGANTPKDTSSHHPHHQQDGGERCPSSQSSSTRNDEDKSGDETPPRKISYMSAFRPVGKDAETIAKLYSNRDSYSVRPGYLSPDFISESSSYRSLSPDRDSVVDEDDDDLDVDVESNRGLDEDEPIRISPGGDHRDSPVPERVSSGAEESQEQPDASSPGASAASASASAASPEESAHTGSSDEDRQMRNGSPLHEVYAHEKEKEPSSFGSKQSSSPRRSNGAHHVSEIHNQRTAAAYQEHRGRQADGALRIDISVHERDLENMAKEELQKQLVEQVELRKKLEREFQHLKDNFQDQMKRELSYREEMVQQLQIVRAHDALHHFSCKMLTPRQCTGACTFKPPLLPP; from the exons ATGCAACACAGCCCGAT GCTTCCAGGGATGGAGTCGATGCCCGGACAGCTTCGAGACGCGGGACGAGACGCCAGCTCTTCCCCGAGGTCCAAGCAGGACGCACCGAGCTTCTCCAGCAGCCTGAAGCCAAACCAAGTGAGCGAGACCTCCTTGTACGGGGTCCCCATCGTGTGTCTAGTCATTGACGGGAAGGAGAGGCTCTGCCTGGCGCAGATTTCCAACACGCTGCTGAAAAACTACAGCTACAACGAGATCCACAACCGCCGGGTGGCTTTGGGCATCACCTGCGTGCAGTGCACCCCGGtccagctggagctgctgcggCGCGCCGGGGCCATGCCCATCTCCTCCCGGCGCTGCGGCATGATCACCAAGCGGGAGGCCGAGCGGCTCTGCAAGTCCTTCCTGGGGGCGCACAGCCCCCCGAAGCTGCCGGAGAACTTCGCATTTGACGTGTGTCACGACTGCGCCTGGGGCTGCAGAGGCAGCTTCATCCCCGCCAGGTACAACAGCTCCAGAGCCAAGTGCATCAAGTGCAGCCTCTGCAACATGTATTTCTCCCCGAACAAGTTCATCTTCCACTCGCACCGCACCCCGGAGTCCAAGTACCTGCAGCCAGACGCGGCCAACTTCAACTCGTGGAGACGCCACTTGAAACTGACGGATAAAAAACATTCTGACGACATTAACCACGCGTGGGAGGATGTAAAGGCCATGTTCAACGGGGGGAGCAGAAAGAGGACTCTGCCCATGGGCGGCTCGTCCATGTCGTCGATGAAATCACAGGCCTCGTCCAGCTTGGCCCGAACCAGCTCCCCGGAGATCCCCCACAAAACTTTACGGTGCGACGAGGACCAGGGGAACACTAACCTGAGTCTGGCGAGCGGCGCACGGAGCTACCCGATCATCCCAGTGCCCAGCAAGAGCTTCGGCATGCTCCAGAAAATCCCCCCGCCTCTGTTCCCCCATCACCCCTATGGCTTCCCCAGCTACGGACTGTGTCAGAAAAAGAGTGATGGAGTCCCTGACCCGAACAAACCCACTGTGCCCGGGATGTTCTGGCCTGGCGCAAAGGACACCCTCTACCCTGCCTTCCCCATGTTCTGGCCCACACCCGGCGGCCTCCCCCTGCCGCCGTACCCGGGCTCCCCACCCAAACCTCTCCCTGAGCTGCCCGGCGTCCGGCAGGGTGAGCTCGACCTATCTGACCAAAGTGACCGGGGGGCGAACACACCCAAAGACACCAGctcccaccacccccaccaccagcaGGACGGCGGGGAGCGCTGCCCCAGCTCCCAGTCCTCATCCACCAGGAACGACGAGGACAAATCCGGGGACGAGACACCCCCGAGGAAGATCAGCTACATGTCGGCCTTCAGACCCGTGGGCAAAGACGCGGAGACCATCGCCAAACTATACAGCAACCGGGACAGCTACAGCGTGCGTCCTGGCTACTTGTCCCCGGATTTTATCAGCGAGAGCTCCAGCTACAGATCGCTATCCCCGGACCGGGACAGCGTGGTggacgaagacgacgacgaccTGGACGTGGATGTGGAGTCCAACCGGGGACTGGACGAGGATGAGCCCATCCGGATCTCACCGGGAGGGGACCACCGTGACTCCCCTGTGCCGGAGCGCGTCTCCTCGGGTGCTGAGGAGAGCCAGGAGCAGCCGGACGCCTCCAGCCCCggagcatcagcagcatcagcatcagcatcagcagcatcaccGGAGGAGAGCGCGCACACTGGGTCATCAGACGAGGACAGGCAGATGCGTAATGGCTCTCCTCTTCATGAA GTGTACGCtcatgaaaaggaaaaggagcCTTCGTCCTTTGGGTCCAAACAATCGAGCAGCCCGCGCAGATCCAACG GAGCTCATCACGTGTCTGAGATACACAACCAACGCACTGCAGCAGCCTATCAGGAGCACAGGGGCAGAcaag CCGATGGGGCTTTACGCATCGACATCAGCGTGCATGAAAGAGATCTGGAGAACATGGCGAAAG AGGAGTTGCAGAAGCAGCTCGTGGAGCAAGTGGAGCTGAGGAAAAAGTTGGAGAGAGAATTTCAGCATTTAAAAG ATAATTTCCAGGATCAAATGAAGCGTGAGCTGTCCTACAGAGAGGAAATggtccagcagctgcagattgTTCGAG CTCACGACGCCCTTCACCATTTCTCCTGCAAGATGCTCACCCCTCGTCAGTGCACGGGAGCCTGCACCTTCAAACCCCCGCTGCTGCCTCCATAG
- the LOC118110429 gene encoding SKI family transcriptional corepressor 1 homolog-B isoform X6, whose translation MQHSPMLPGMESMPGQLRDAGRDASSSPRSKQDAPSFSSSLKPNQVSETSLYGVPIVCLVIDGKERLCLAQISNTLLKNYSYNEIHNRRVALGITCVQCTPVQLELLRRAGAMPISSRRCGMITKREAERLCKSFLGAHSPPKLPENFAFDVCHDCAWGCRGSFIPARYNSSRAKCIKCSLCNMYFSPNKFIFHSHRTPESKYLQPDAANFNSWRRHLKLTDKKHSDDINHAWEDVKAMFNGGSRKRTLPMGGSSMSSMKSQASSSLARTSSPEIPHKTLRCDEDQGNTNLSLASGARSYPIIPVPSKSFGMLQKIPPPLFPHHPYGFPSYGLCQKKSDGVPDPNKPTVPGMFWPGAKDTLYPAFPMFWPTPGGLPLPPYPGSPPKPLPELPGVRQGELDLSDQSDRGANTPKDTSSHHPHHQQDGGERCPSSQSSSTRNDEDKSGDETPPRKISYMSAFRPVGKDAETIAKLYSNRDSYSVRPGYLSPDFISESSSYRSLSPDRDSVVDEDDDDLDVDVESNRGLDEDEPIRISPGGDHRDSPVPERVSSGAEESQEQPDASSPGASAASASASAASPEESAHTGSSDEDRQMRNGSPLHEVYAHEKEKEPSSFGSKQSSSPRRSNGAHHVSEIHNQRTAAAYQEHRGRQADGALRIDISVHERDLENMAKEELQKQLVEQVELRKKLEREFQHLKEFASDVAFGSSDNFQDQMKRELSYREEMVQQLQIVRAHDALHHFSCKMLTPRQCTGACTFKPPLLPP comes from the exons ATGCAACACAGCCCGAT GCTTCCAGGGATGGAGTCGATGCCCGGACAGCTTCGAGACGCGGGACGAGACGCCAGCTCTTCCCCGAGGTCCAAGCAGGACGCACCGAGCTTCTCCAGCAGCCTGAAGCCAAACCAAGTGAGCGAGACCTCCTTGTACGGGGTCCCCATCGTGTGTCTAGTCATTGACGGGAAGGAGAGGCTCTGCCTGGCGCAGATTTCCAACACGCTGCTGAAAAACTACAGCTACAACGAGATCCACAACCGCCGGGTGGCTTTGGGCATCACCTGCGTGCAGTGCACCCCGGtccagctggagctgctgcggCGCGCCGGGGCCATGCCCATCTCCTCCCGGCGCTGCGGCATGATCACCAAGCGGGAGGCCGAGCGGCTCTGCAAGTCCTTCCTGGGGGCGCACAGCCCCCCGAAGCTGCCGGAGAACTTCGCATTTGACGTGTGTCACGACTGCGCCTGGGGCTGCAGAGGCAGCTTCATCCCCGCCAGGTACAACAGCTCCAGAGCCAAGTGCATCAAGTGCAGCCTCTGCAACATGTATTTCTCCCCGAACAAGTTCATCTTCCACTCGCACCGCACCCCGGAGTCCAAGTACCTGCAGCCAGACGCGGCCAACTTCAACTCGTGGAGACGCCACTTGAAACTGACGGATAAAAAACATTCTGACGACATTAACCACGCGTGGGAGGATGTAAAGGCCATGTTCAACGGGGGGAGCAGAAAGAGGACTCTGCCCATGGGCGGCTCGTCCATGTCGTCGATGAAATCACAGGCCTCGTCCAGCTTGGCCCGAACCAGCTCCCCGGAGATCCCCCACAAAACTTTACGGTGCGACGAGGACCAGGGGAACACTAACCTGAGTCTGGCGAGCGGCGCACGGAGCTACCCGATCATCCCAGTGCCCAGCAAGAGCTTCGGCATGCTCCAGAAAATCCCCCCGCCTCTGTTCCCCCATCACCCCTATGGCTTCCCCAGCTACGGACTGTGTCAGAAAAAGAGTGATGGAGTCCCTGACCCGAACAAACCCACTGTGCCCGGGATGTTCTGGCCTGGCGCAAAGGACACCCTCTACCCTGCCTTCCCCATGTTCTGGCCCACACCCGGCGGCCTCCCCCTGCCGCCGTACCCGGGCTCCCCACCCAAACCTCTCCCTGAGCTGCCCGGCGTCCGGCAGGGTGAGCTCGACCTATCTGACCAAAGTGACCGGGGGGCGAACACACCCAAAGACACCAGctcccaccacccccaccaccagcaGGACGGCGGGGAGCGCTGCCCCAGCTCCCAGTCCTCATCCACCAGGAACGACGAGGACAAATCCGGGGACGAGACACCCCCGAGGAAGATCAGCTACATGTCGGCCTTCAGACCCGTGGGCAAAGACGCGGAGACCATCGCCAAACTATACAGCAACCGGGACAGCTACAGCGTGCGTCCTGGCTACTTGTCCCCGGATTTTATCAGCGAGAGCTCCAGCTACAGATCGCTATCCCCGGACCGGGACAGCGTGGTggacgaagacgacgacgaccTGGACGTGGATGTGGAGTCCAACCGGGGACTGGACGAGGATGAGCCCATCCGGATCTCACCGGGAGGGGACCACCGTGACTCCCCTGTGCCGGAGCGCGTCTCCTCGGGTGCTGAGGAGAGCCAGGAGCAGCCGGACGCCTCCAGCCCCggagcatcagcagcatcagcatcagcatcagcagcatcaccGGAGGAGAGCGCGCACACTGGGTCATCAGACGAGGACAGGCAGATGCGTAATGGCTCTCCTCTTCATGAA GTGTACGCtcatgaaaaggaaaaggagcCTTCGTCCTTTGGGTCCAAACAATCGAGCAGCCCGCGCAGATCCAACG GAGCTCATCACGTGTCTGAGATACACAACCAACGCACTGCAGCAGCCTATCAGGAGCACAGGGGCAGAcaag CCGATGGGGCTTTACGCATCGACATCAGCGTGCATGAAAGAGATCTGGAGAACATGGCGAAAG AGGAGTTGCAGAAGCAGCTCGTGGAGCAAGTGGAGCTGAGGAAAAAGTTGGAGAGAGAATTTCAGCATTTAAAAG AGTTTGCATCTGACGTGGCCTTCGGTTCTTCAGATAATTTCCAGGATCAAATGAAGCGTGAGCTGTCCTACAGAGAGGAAATggtccagcagctgcagattgTTCGAG CTCACGACGCCCTTCACCATTTCTCCTGCAAGATGCTCACCCCTCGTCAGTGCACGGGAGCCTGCACCTTCAAACCCCCGCTGCTGCCTCCATAG